A stretch of Arachis hypogaea cultivar Tifrunner chromosome 15, arahy.Tifrunner.gnm2.J5K5, whole genome shotgun sequence DNA encodes these proteins:
- the LOC140179402 gene encoding uncharacterized protein — translation MVAVAAEVPIVADGEFAIGMEFSSREAVIKAVKEVSLISRKYCWVIRRYNGSHTCTRATISQDHSKLDSITIAEAIKPLVEADPSLKVKSVIAEVQSKFNYTVSYRKAWAFRHCKPIVQVDGTHLYGKYKGCLLVAVSQDGNNNIVPIAFAIVEGETSDTWYFFLSNLRQHVVTRDGVGLISDRHESINAAVERSNGAWSPPRAFHMFCIRHIESNFLRKFKAPYSRTVREYEVRYQRLRERGEAYTNWLNRIPREQYALAFDGGYQWGHMTTNLVECINSVLKGARNLPITALVKATFYRLNELFTRKRAEAEARINAGHVFFDIVTSKLHAN, via the exons ATGGTGGCTGTCGCAGCAGAAGTTCCTAttgtcgcagatggtgaatttgccATTGGTATGGAGTTCAGTTCCAGAGAAGCTGTTATTAAGGCGGTAAAAGA GGTTAGCTTGATCAGCAGgaagtactgttgggttataaggaggtataatggtagCCACACCTGTACCAGAGCCACCATTTCACAGGATCATTCGAAACTGGATTCTatcacaattgcagaagcaataaaaCCACTGGTTGAGGCTGACCCCTCCTTAAAGGTAAAATCGGTTATAGCAGAAGTGCAATCGAAGTTCAACTACACCGTGAGCTACcggaaagcatg ggcattcagacattgtaagccAATTGTCCAGGTGGATGGGACTCACTTGTACGGAAAGTATAAGGGTTGTCTACTTGTGGCAGTTTCACAGGATGGCAATAACAATATTGTCCCAATTGCATTTGCTattgtggagggagagacttctgataCATGGTATTTTTTTCTTAGTAACCTGCGTCAACATGTTGTTACTCGGGATGGTGTCGGTCTAATATCCGACAGGCACGAGTCCATCAATGCAGCTGTGGAGCGCAGTAACGGAGCTTGGTCACCGCCTAGAGCTTTTCATatgttttgcatcaggcatatagagtcAAATTTTTTGAGAAAGTTCAAGGCCCC ATATTCGAGGACGGTGCGGGAGTACGAAGTGCGTTACCAGCGGTTACGGGAACGTGGCGAGGCGTACACAAATTGGTTAAACCGAATTCCTCGCGAACAGTACGCATTGGCCTTTGATGGTGGGTACCAAtggggtcacatgacgacgaaccTAGTGGAGTGCATCAATTCAGTTttgaagggtgcacgcaatctTCCCATTACTGCTCTTGTGAAGGCAACATTCTACAGACTAAACGAGTTGTTCACCCGAAAAAGAGCGGAGGCGGAAGCCCGGATCAATGCTGGCCATGTATTTTTTGATATCGTGACATCGAAGTTGCATGCAAACTAA